The following coding sequences lie in one Nitrospirota bacterium genomic window:
- a CDS encoding 2-oxoacid:ferredoxin oxidoreductase subunit beta gives MSTLQEYKGRTPAWCPGCGNFPILKTFKEAMVELGMEPHQFVIVSGIGQAGKFPHYLNCNTFNTLHGRTLPTAQAMKLANHDLHVFAVAGDGDCYGEGGNHFLHALRRNIGVKLFVHDNQIYGLTKGQGSPTSMEGMVTKNQPFGILSEQLNPVALAVALDCSFVARSFAGDTEHLKSMVKEAVRHNGFALVDILQPCVTFNKLNTFQWYRERAYHLSPDYNPGDRAQAFAKALEWGDRIPLGVIYRNDRQPFEEKLPMLKDGPLVKQPLHREKLEATLKAFY, from the coding sequence ATGTCCACCCTGCAAGAGTATAAAGGCCGCACCCCGGCGTGGTGTCCGGGCTGCGGCAACTTTCCGATTCTCAAGACCTTCAAGGAGGCGATGGTAGAGCTGGGGATGGAGCCGCACCAGTTCGTCATCGTCTCGGGTATCGGGCAGGCAGGCAAGTTCCCCCACTACCTGAACTGCAATACCTTCAATACGCTCCATGGCAGGACGCTGCCCACGGCGCAGGCGATGAAGCTCGCGAACCATGACCTGCATGTCTTCGCCGTTGCGGGCGACGGCGACTGCTACGGCGAGGGCGGGAACCACTTCCTGCACGCGCTGCGGCGGAATATCGGCGTCAAGCTCTTCGTGCACGACAACCAGATCTACGGGCTCACCAAGGGGCAGGGGTCGCCCACGAGTATGGAAGGGATGGTGACGAAGAATCAGCCCTTCGGCATTCTTTCGGAGCAGCTCAACCCGGTCGCTCTCGCTGTCGCCCTCGACTGCAGCTTTGTGGCACGGAGCTTTGCGGGAGACACCGAACACCTGAAGAGCATGGTGAAGGAAGCGGTCCGGCATAACGGCTTCGCGCTCGTCGATATCCTGCAGCCCTGCGTCACGTTCAACAAGCTCAACACCTTCCAGTGGTATAGAGAGCGGGCGTATCACCTCAGCCCCGATTACAACCCCGGGGACAGGGCACAGGCCTTTGCAAAGGCCCTCGAATGGGGAGACCGCATTCCCCTCGGCGTGATCTACAGGAACGACCGGCAGCCCTTCGAGGAGAAGCTGCCGATGCTCAAGGACGGGCCTCTCGTCAAGCAGCCCCTCCATCGAGAAAAACTCGAGGCGACCCTCAAGGCGTTCTACTGA
- a CDS encoding PEP-CTERM sorting domain-containing protein, whose translation MRKMILLLAIALAIVPCTAWAALTTLTFDEAPFQPADGLTVQGVTFGFQSANPSPSANYNVPVPFPLTYIQNAALVGDGDGVLTLDFAANPTPTLRFGVAQTSLEALTPGFSVILFDPNLLELSTIDVNTSPLLSFSEGLFDYSGALVGFAAIRFAIGEQGEFALDNLTYGTPDNVVPEPSTFLLLGAGIAGVIVMRRKLKVN comes from the coding sequence ATGAGGAAAATGATCTTACTTCTGGCGATAGCACTGGCGATAGTCCCTTGTACCGCATGGGCTGCGCTGACAACGCTGACGTTTGATGAAGCACCGTTTCAGCCGGCAGATGGTCTGACTGTTCAAGGAGTTACTTTCGGCTTTCAGTCGGCAAACCCATCTCCGTCAGCAAACTACAATGTTCCCGTCCCTTTCCCCTTGACCTACATTCAAAACGCTGCCCTGGTAGGAGATGGTGACGGCGTGCTGACGCTTGATTTTGCCGCCAATCCTACACCGACGCTCCGGTTCGGCGTTGCACAGACTTCTCTGGAGGCATTGACCCCCGGCTTCAGCGTTATACTCTTCGACCCGAACCTCCTGGAGCTCAGCACCATCGACGTCAACACAAGCCCGCTCCTGAGCTTTTCAGAGGGCCTATTTGACTATTCAGGAGCACTGGTAGGGTTCGCCGCTATCAGATTCGCCATAGGTGAACAAGGCGAATTCGCTCTCGACAATCTCACCTACGGGACGCCGGACAATGTAGTTCCCGAGCCCTCTACCTTCCTGCTCCTCGGTGCAGGTATCGCAGGGGTAATCGTGATGAGAAGAAAGCTGAAAGTGAATTAG
- a CDS encoding 2-oxoacid:acceptor oxidoreductase subunit alpha, protein MDYSIKIGGEAGQGIQTIGDSLSRVFSRSGYHVLTHQDYESRIRGGHNFYLIRFSDAPVTAVRNAIDIVIALDNDSVVFHGKELVENGLIIYDSATLKRTYEGPQFLDIPFVRLAVEHGGSKIMENTVATGAVLGMLGIELDILKEIIGEVFEKKGSSVIEANIKSAQAGHDFAVRECPACSFSAAPRSRPKMLVAGNDALGFGAIAAGCKFYSAYPMTPSTGIMTYITGKQKEYGIIVEQAEDEIAAINMALGASYAGVRSMTGTSGGGFALMVEGVSLAGMIEMPVVIALGQRPGPATGFPTRTEQGELLFALHAGHGEFPRVLLAPGTPEQAFSLAGKAFDLAEKYQIPVIILTDQYLADSQWTFDGFDLGKIGYVDYRLRGEEFAKRAEYKRFAYTETGVSPLAVPGDARHVVSVDSDEHDEEGHIVEDAETRIRMVQKRMLKKLPLIRQEIAPPLFYGSAHPELVLVGWGSMYGVMRETVDLLAKEIDIAMLHFSEIAPFPTTDAFDYLSVLRNARRAVCIEQNALGQFALLMKMETGYEFKEKINRYDGRPFTIEDLIGELHVHPARV, encoded by the coding sequence ATGGATTATTCTATAAAGATAGGCGGCGAGGCCGGGCAGGGGATACAGACCATAGGCGATTCGCTCTCCCGGGTCTTTTCCCGGAGCGGCTATCATGTCCTGACCCACCAGGATTACGAGTCGCGCATCAGGGGGGGCCATAATTTCTATCTCATACGCTTCAGCGACGCGCCCGTAACCGCGGTGCGGAACGCCATCGACATCGTCATCGCTCTCGATAACGACAGCGTGGTCTTCCACGGGAAGGAGCTGGTGGAGAACGGTCTGATCATCTACGACTCGGCCACCCTCAAGCGGACCTACGAGGGGCCGCAGTTCCTGGACATTCCGTTCGTCAGGCTCGCTGTCGAGCACGGCGGCAGCAAGATCATGGAAAATACCGTCGCTACCGGAGCGGTGCTCGGCATGCTCGGCATCGAGCTCGATATCCTCAAGGAGATCATCGGAGAGGTCTTCGAGAAAAAGGGGTCGAGCGTCATCGAGGCGAACATCAAGTCCGCCCAGGCAGGCCACGACTTTGCGGTGAGAGAGTGTCCCGCCTGCTCCTTTTCCGCAGCGCCCCGTTCCCGGCCGAAGATGCTGGTGGCGGGGAACGACGCGCTCGGGTTCGGCGCCATCGCCGCGGGATGCAAGTTCTATTCAGCGTATCCCATGACCCCTTCGACAGGGATCATGACCTACATTACCGGCAAACAGAAAGAGTACGGCATCATCGTCGAACAGGCCGAGGACGAGATCGCGGCGATCAATATGGCGCTCGGGGCGTCCTATGCAGGAGTGCGGTCGATGACCGGCACCTCGGGCGGCGGCTTCGCGCTCATGGTCGAGGGGGTATCCCTGGCCGGGATGATCGAGATGCCGGTGGTGATCGCCCTGGGGCAGCGGCCGGGGCCTGCAACAGGCTTCCCGACGAGGACCGAGCAGGGCGAGCTGCTCTTTGCCCTGCATGCCGGACACGGCGAGTTCCCCCGCGTGCTGCTTGCGCCGGGCACGCCGGAGCAGGCCTTCTCCCTGGCCGGCAAGGCCTTCGACCTGGCGGAGAAATACCAGATCCCGGTGATCATCCTTACGGACCAGTACCTCGCGGACTCGCAGTGGACCTTCGACGGCTTCGACCTCGGGAAGATAGGGTATGTCGATTACCGGCTGCGCGGTGAAGAGTTCGCCAAGCGTGCGGAGTACAAGCGGTTCGCGTATACCGAGACCGGCGTATCTCCCCTGGCCGTGCCCGGAGACGCGCGGCATGTCGTCTCCGTAGACAGCGATGAGCATGACGAGGAGGGGCATATCGTGGAGGACGCGGAGACCAGGATCAGGATGGTGCAGAAGCGGATGCTCAAGAAGCTGCCGCTCATCAGGCAGGAGATCGCGCCGCCGCTCTTCTACGGCAGCGCTCATCCCGAGCTGGTGCTCGTGGGCTGGGGCTCGATGTACGGGGTGATGCGGGAGACGGTGGACCTGCTCGCAAAGGAGATCGATATCGCCATGCTCCACTTCAGCGAGATCGCTCCGTTTCCGACGACCGACGCCTTCGATTATCTCAGCGTGCTGCGCAACGCCCGCCGCGCCGTCTGCATCGAGCAGAACGCCCTCGGCCAGTTCGCGCTCCTCATGAAGATGGAGACGGGGTACGAATTCAAGGAGAAGATCAACCGTTACGACGGCAGACCGTTCACTATAGAAGACCTCATAGGAGAACTGCATGTCCACCCTGCAAGAGTATAA
- a CDS encoding NUDIX domain-containing protein: protein MHNIPPAQNILIVDEHDNCIGEEDKERCHDGDGILHRGFLAMLFTDRGELVLARRSARKRLWPGFWDGTVASHVLRGEDYLLASRRRLIEETGLVADSIRYLFKFRYKAGYRDAGTEHEICAVTLVTDIDEEQLLPDSSEIAELRTIDPRSIVIDRASEEYTPWLILALDHMRQQRQVWPVAAP, encoded by the coding sequence ATGCACAATATTCCGCCTGCACAGAACATTCTGATCGTCGATGAGCACGATAACTGTATCGGCGAGGAGGACAAGGAGCGCTGCCACGACGGCGACGGCATCCTCCACCGCGGGTTCCTCGCCATGCTCTTCACAGACAGGGGAGAGCTCGTTCTCGCCCGCAGGAGCGCTCGGAAGCGGCTCTGGCCCGGCTTCTGGGACGGGACCGTCGCGAGCCATGTGCTCAGGGGGGAAGATTATCTGCTGGCATCGCGGCGCCGGCTGATCGAAGAAACAGGCCTCGTCGCCGACAGCATACGGTACCTGTTCAAATTCCGGTACAAGGCAGGATACAGGGATGCGGGCACCGAGCACGAGATCTGCGCCGTCACCCTCGTCACCGACATCGACGAGGAGCAGCTGCTTCCGGACAGCAGCGAGATTGCCGAGCTCAGGACGATCGATCCGCGCAGCATCGTTATCGATCGTGCGAGCGAAGAATACACCCCGTGGCTTATCTTGGCCCTCGACCATATGCGGCAGCAGCGGCAGGTCTGGCCTGTTGCCGCACCCTGA